A single Corvus hawaiiensis isolate bCorHaw1 chromosome 26, bCorHaw1.pri.cur, whole genome shotgun sequence DNA region contains:
- the PI15 gene encoding peptidase inhibitor 15, which produces MTVIAAISCTLLFSVLCETSALVLPNSTDLFLSDNNFTDIETALAAHLDSAKIPKARRKRYISQNDMIAILDYHNQVRGKVFPPASNMEYMVWDETLAKSAEAWAATCIWDHGPSYLLRFLGQNLSVRTGRYRSILQLVKPWYDEVKDYAFPYPQDCNPRCPMRCYGPMCTHYTQMVWATSNRIGCAIHTCHNMNVWGSVWRRAVYLVCNYAPKGNWIGEAPYKVGVPCSGCPPSYGGSCTDNLCFPGVTSNYLYWFK; this is translated from the exons ATGACAGTAATTGCTGCAATCAGTTGTACTCTCTTATTTTCCGTTCTCTGTGAAACAAGTGCATTAGTGTTACCCAACTCCACTGACCTATTCCTGTCAGACAATAATTTCACTGACATCGAGACAGCTCTGGCAGCTCATCTGGACTCTGCAAAAATTCCCAAAGCCAGGCGGAAGCGCTACATTTCGCAGAATGACATGATTGCCATTCTTGATTATCATAATCAAGTCAGAGGCAAAGTCTTCCCACCTGCTTCCAACATGGAATATATG GTTTGGGATGAAACTCTTGCCAAATCTGCTGAAGCTTGGGCTGCTACATGCATTTGGGACCATGGACCTTCCTATCTTCTGAGATTTTTGGGCCAGAACTTGTCTGTAAGAACTGGAAG gtATCGGTCTATTCTGCAGCTGGTAAAGCCATGGTATGATGAAGTGAAGGATTATGCTTTCCCTTATCCTCAAGACTGCAACCCTAGGTGCCCAATGCGATGTTATGGACCCATGTGCACCCATTACACACAG atGGTTTGGGCCACTTCCAATCGCATCGGCTGTGCAATCCACACGTGCCACAATATGAACGTCTGGGGATCTGTTTGGCGGCGAGCTGTTTACTTGGTATGCAACTATGCCCCAAA gggCAATTGGATTGGAGAAGCACCATATAAAGTAGGAGTCCCATGTTCAGGTTGTCCTCCAAGCTATGGAGGTTCTTGTACTGACAATCTTTGTTTCCCAGGAGTAACATCAAACTACTTATACTGGTTTAAATAA